The DNA sequence TTTCTCCTTGGCCGTCCTCTCGTTCAGGTAGAAAACGGAGCAGATGTTGCAGAAGAATCCTGACTGGAGGATGATGAAATCCtgacctggagagagagagagagagaagtgaaaagtTGAACAGGGAGGGAAGAGGGTGTGACAAAACAGTTTGCAACTCGTAGTGCGACTCACCGAGGGGGTTGTTGGGTTTGAAGTCTGGCAGTTTGAAGTCGGCAGGGACAGAAGGAGACTGAGAACGAGATCGCTTTGCTTCAGTTCCATGAAGCTCTCTCCTGCTTTTATTCAaagctgaagaagagagagacaaacaaaaaaaaagttaaatctttATATCGAATGCGAAAAGCATGCAAGACAACACAGATTCTGTTGGGAATattccaccatccatccatcatttgtCTCTGTCGACCTTTAATATCAGCCCTGCTCCAttctgtgtcctcctcctccccttcttcttctactgcacATCCCTCCAGGCTTTTGTTCTGCAGTAGCAGCTCTGGCCCAGTAGAGGCAGCCTCCTCTGTCTTCTGGAGCTCCACATGGCCGTCATTTGACCGATTAGAAGAGTCTTTGTCCAACAACGACGAGGAGAAGGAGGCATCAAGTGAAGAGGGAGGCAGTTCCTCTTTTGTGCTCACAGTTTTCCCTCTGGTAGATTTCCTCACTGTTGTGCGAGAGAATTGAAGGAGACACAAATAACTCATCGTTTTATGTTTTCAGAGCTCCATTCTTTGGATGACAGTGAAGCCACTTTAGTGATTACTAACATGACATTAGAAAACATTCtgatttgttcatgtgtgttacCAGGAGTCGGTCTGCTCCTCCTGGCTCGGCCTCTTCTCCTGGGTGTTACCTCCTCCttgacctcctcctcttccaccttcTCCTCCGTCACAAAGTTCATACTTTCCTCTGAGAAGGaaacaagtaaaaaacaaatcagatgttttttttatcaaataaacTTGATCCTGACTGAAGGGGACATTAGGCGTTAAGAGTTATCTTTAGTTCACTTCGGATCGACGGACTTGACTTCTTATTAAAGGttacatattctcctcctcttcttcagtgtaagtaagtctcagagctcctcaaaacatgtgtgtgaagtttcttgttctaaatccactctgatcctgtatttgatcatgtctataaacccctctatttcagccctgctcagaacaggctgtttctgtgtctgtacctttaaatacgtaaatgagctgtgtctgaccacgccccctcactgGAAGAACTTTCCTTCCAGAGTCTAAAAATCTGAAACGTACCCTCCTCGTTCCCGTCTGGATTTTCAGATGCTTCTTTGAGATTTGTCCCCACagtctcctctttctttcctctcgtACTTCTTCTCCGAACAGGACTTTCTTTAACGGCGTCATCTTGAAGCGGAttgtcttctttctttgtctcctcgGTGACGGATTTGTCTGCAGTGGTTTCCTTCTTTGACCCGGTCTCATCCTCGTCTTGTTTCTTGGGCGACTCCTCCGTCGCGTCACTTTTGGACGCTGTGCTTGTGTGGCTGCTCTCGTTTCTGGCGGCGGCGTCCTCCACATTGTTTTGTCTTGTCTCTGACTCCGCCTCTGGAGTTGTTAGCGGTCCTTCCACAGACTGGACCATGTGGCTGTCTTTTTGACCTTGGAAAGAACAATCCATTTCCATTTCATTGGACGCCTCTGTTTGGGCTTTGCGTTCATCATCGATACCGCCTGAGATCTGGAGGCGTTCTTCATGCAGAGTCTGGGATTCCTTGGGCCCAGCGGTCTGGCTTTTAGAGCTGATGTCATGGACgccgtcacccatctgttcatCAGTTTCGTCACCATCTTTTTCTCCATCCTCTTTGTTCCTCTTCATCGTTGCTGACGTTTCCAtttttgtcatctttttgtCATCTTCATTGGAATTGGAACCAGCGGTGGCGTCCATGTCGACCTCACTCCCTGGTTTCTTAACTTCATCACTTGTGACAGTAGAACTTGGTCCTACAGCGATGGATTCAGAAACAGTGGATCCTTTAAGGTCGTTGGTTTGCAGAGCAGATTGTGACCCACTGTCCAAAGGTTCAGAAGGAGGACGCTCGGTTGGACAATCTGAAGCTGGGAGCTCGGCGTCCACACTGACTGCTGCTGGCTCTAACTCGATTGGTGTTTGAGCAGAATCTTGTAGACGCTGCTTTAGGCTCTTCACCCTGAAACCAGCAAGGACGGTCAAACGCTGAGAAACGCAGAGAAGATCTCTAGTTTATGCAAATTTGATGTgcattttctctgcagcagattTAGTAATTATTCCATAAAATGACAGATATTGGTAAAAAAAAGCCTATCACATTTCTCCAGAGTCATCGATATACTTACGTCTCAAAGCGCTCCACTTTCCCCCTAGAAGAGACAGAATCAGGAGTTGATGAGTTTAAGaaagaagatttaaaacacaaatttcAACATGAACACCCTGAACTTTTAAAATGACCAACGTACGATGACGCCATCTTTCCGGTGTTTTCTTTCGCCTTGAGCCCCTTGGTGACAGCGCCGGGGTCGGCCATCTCGATGCATATCTGCGATAGAAGAAAGTCGGTCATTgaggaagagagtgaagagagagaaggagaggtgaATGTTATTCAAGAATCAAATGGTTTTCTGAATTAGTGTTAAGGCTTTTCAAAGACTGTTCATAAGCAGAAGACCTGTGATAGGGAGGTGATCAGAACATTTTCAGTGACTTTGATGTGTTACCCTGTTGGCCAGTGGCAGGAAGTTTACAAAAGGTGCAACAGACGCCACCGCTTCCAAGACGCCACTGACGACATCCGCGGACGTCTCGGAGATCCCGACACACAGCAGCCGCTCCTCTAAAGAGTTGGGATCAGGAACTCCctgattcaaatgaaaaacaaacttggTGTTAAGGAGCAGGTAACTTAAGACTCTCACATGCCataatgttttctttacttACAGCGTTACTCCACTTCATCAGGCTCATGTACATCATCTCctgcaaacacataaacaaagacaGCTTTTCAACTATCTccccaaaaacacatttgatttgatctcTGCAATGTTAACATCTctctgctctaaaaaaaaatgtttttttctgaatgtagACATGtattctgtatttgatcatgtctataaacccttctatttcagccctgctcagaacaggctgtttctgtgtctgtactgtaCGCAgctcattttaaatatgtaaatgagctgcgtTTTTTTCCATACCTCAGTGGATTCAGGATGCATGTGCTGCAGCACGATATGGACCCTGATTGTGCGGCCCTGGACAGAGAAAGGCGTTGCCATGTGATCTCGGACAAAATGGCGGCATGCTTTGGAGTCCTCAAAAGACACAAATGCCTGGAGGTGAAGAGAGGAAAGATGGGATGAGCAGCTCTGTTTTGTAAAGAATACGATACGTGGAATACGATACGTTACGTGACGATACGATGTTATGATACGATACATTACGATACGATACGTTCCGTtacgatacgatacgatacgtTATGATACGATATGTTGCGATACGATACGTTACATTATGATACGTTACGTTATGATACGTTACGTTATGATACGTTACGTTATGATACGTTACATTATGATACGATATGTTATGATACGATAAGTTACATTACGATACGATATGTTATGATACGATATGTTATGATACGAAATGTTATGTTACGATATGTTATGATACGATATGTTACGATACGTTACGATATGTTACGATATGTTATGATACGATATGTTATGATACGATATGTTATGATACGATATGTTATGATACGATATGTTACGATATGTTATGATACGATATGTTACGATACGATATGTTATGTTACGATATGTTACGATACGATATGTTATGATACGATATGTTACGATACGATATGTTATTATACGATATGTTACGATACGTTACGACACGATACGTTACGATACGATATGTTATGATACGATATGTTACGATACGATATGTTACGATACGATATGTTATGATACGATATGTTACGATACGATATGTTATGATACGATATGTTACGATACGTTACGACACGATACGTTACGATACGATATGTTATGATACGATATGTTACGATATGTTATGATACGATAAGTTATGATACGATAAGTTACGTTACGATACGCTACGTTACGATACGTTACGTTACGTTACGATACGTTACGATACGTTAAGAATATGATGACGATGCATTTAACAGTAGACCGTAGACGACTTCTTCTTACCCTCCTCTGCAGCGGTAGGACTGTCACGTTGTAGTACAGGGTGTGAAGGGTCTTTTGGGGGAAATATGGCCACACCAGCCTTGCCACATCCTCATGTTGGTAGTTTCCTTCTGGCAAACCAGTCAGCATGATGGTGGACGACGAGGAGTCTTTGGCTCTCTGGGAAATACAACATTCAAATCCTTGTTTTGATCCTTCTGCAGAATGACTTTGGTACCTTTAGATTCTCTGTTTTATAGGATGTAACTTTGAAAGTGGTCCGAGAAGCCGGCTTACCTCGATGTCGCCCAGGTCCCTGATGGTCTGGTACTCTTGGGAGGTAAAAGGGGACATTATTAAACagagtctttttctttttcagtttggTAGGTAAATCCTGATCTTATATTTGCACAGCCAACCATATCTTTACGTGGTCGCATTAAACGAGTCAGAATGATAAAGAAAGACAATAAAACGTTTTCTCTTACCTGGGGTGATGAACCAAGGAGAAATGGTTGGGAAGACGAAGGGAACATTTCTCATTGTGACCCAAAACGGGGCCACGCTGCCCGGAGGAACGGCGACGTCTGCCGGCGGGATGGTTACTCCCTCCATGACGTCCTGGTGGACTGGAAAGGCGTTTTCAGGAAGTCTCGGCGCTGCACCAGATGACACAAAGGGTCACTGTCAATATGTCTTCAGAgtttccctctctcactctaCTCTTGACTTAGTCTTAATGTACGATATGATAGGTTATGTTACTATACGATACGTTACGATATGTTAGGTTAGGATATGTTACGATACGTTACAATGTTAGGTTACGTTACGATACGTTAGGTTACGTTACATTAGGTTACCATACAATACGCTACGATACGTTAGGTTACCATACAATACGTTGTGATacgttaggttaggttaggttacaATACGTTACGATACGTTAGGTTACCATACAATATGTTACCAAACAATACGATACGTTACGATATGTTACTATACGTTAGGTTACCATACTATACGATACGTTACGATAAGTTAGGTTACGTTACGATacgttaggttaggttaggttacgGTGCGTTAAAATGCGTTACAATATGTTCTGTTACGATAGGTTACGATATGCTCAAAAAAGTTAGCCAGTGgtatctttgtgtggtttggtctgagATTACTTCCTCTGTTGCTGTCCGTCATTTGGTTCTCTGACCTGGCGCTCTGCATTATGGGACAGAGTATGCACGGGAGTATTGGCGTATTGTGGATCTCGCCTGTGTTCGCAGACTGCATTTTGTCCAAATCACTACGTACTACTGGTATATGAAGCGGTTTGGAAAACAGCCCGGCTTGATCTCTATCAGTAAGATATTTTGAAATCTTAAACAAACTTGCCGAGTGATGTGCAGCCACTGGTCGGTACCTTCAACCTCCCGACTACGTGACCGGGGGCTTGTTTAAGAACGCTGTACCAAACCCCGAGCCGATCAGCATCACGGTACGAGTCAAATTCTATGAAcacctggaaaacacacacaaacacgctcgCTTTAACGGTAAGACTCAACGTTGAGTGTTCTTGTGGTCGAGATTTAATGGTGCGGTCTCTACCTTGTTGAGAAGAGGCAGGAAGTTCCGAACTGAACCGATTTTGATCAAAGCTTCTCTGAGCTCTCTGATCTCACTCAACGAAATGTTGGTGATGAAGAGCGTTCTCGCCCCATCGTCTGCTACGGGCTGCACCGAGGAAAACCACACCAccataaaaaacacagatataaaCAATCAGAGTCATTTCTCACTTGTAGAAAGTCAAAGAACATTTCTTTCTGTGTAGCTCACTCTTATttaacatgtatgtgtgtgtgtttctagtACTCACAAAATCGATGTGGTCCATCAGAGATCTATAGAAGCCAATCTAAACAAGAAACAGTGAAAGCAGAAGGACACATCTTTATGTTCTAATGACGATGCATCTCGTTTACCTCTGAACAGAGgtgatgactttttttgttaCATTAAAAAGTTTCTAATTGGAGTGCTGGTGGCACAGTAattagtgcgcgcgtcccatgtatggaggctatggtcctccaagtgggcggcccaggttcaaatccgacctgtggctcctgtcccgcatgtcattccccactctctctctccctgatttctgactctccaatgtcctatctctccattaaaggcacaaaagtccaatttacatatttttgtttcaagaccagaagacaaaaacacctcatccagagaaaaaacagattctaatttatttaaactttgtttgATAGACCTTTCTCGAGGGCTCGACCGATATGGGTGTttataaatcgagtaatattggcgataaaattagccgttagcgatagtcacttgatatgctaacaTCGGCCAAACGATGAATCAGACGGGCTCTAATTTAAACTCTTTGGTTTTTTGTTGAGTATTAAACATGCTTACTGGTTCCATTTTAAACCTGCCGAGGACAACGTTGACGCTGAGTCTGGTTCCTTGTAAAGTGAGCGGTCGCTCTTTATGGCTTCTCAGGAGGTTTTGCACTGCTTGGGTGTCGTTCATCAAAATGAACGCCTGAGAAGACgaaaaatcataaataaaacacGTTTGAGTATTCAACATTCAGAAATCAAACCAGTGCAGATGAATGATGCAGGGCTTACCATGCGCGACTGAGGAACCACATAGATTGTGTCTTCCTTGTATCGAAATCCAAAAGGAGCGAGCAGTTCGGCAACCTTGGCCTCCGTGTAGCGGCCGCCGCTGGGCAGCTCGGTTATGAGCATCAAGTTGCGGCCATGTTTCAAAAACTGGAAAAAGACAACAAGACAAGAGGGAATGATGAAATGTGTGCGTTACCAAGTGATCGTCTTTATATAAGCTGTACATTTCTGTTGATATTTTGTTGATTTAGTGGAACCTACCTTTGGTGTGAGGCAGGATTCTTCTGGACGACACTCTAGAAAAGACACACACggggggaaagaaagaaaagagtgagaaactgaaactttattttttatagacaAACTGAATTCCTTTCTGGGGTTTCTCACGAATTCTCCTGGAGCACAGGTACTCTTCTATCATCTCCCCACAGGTCAGAGGCGTGGCATGAGCTTGACGCTGATTGGCTGCAGCTTCTTCAGTCGTCACAGCCAAGGCTCTGCTGGCAGCTTTAGAGGAATCGTTGGCCGAGGATTCATCCATTCTCCTGTCCTCTTCAGATGTGGGCTCTTTGAGAGATCAGATTGAAGAAGGATGAGTATCAGTACTTTAAAAGGCCATGACGCCCCCCTTTCTCCATTTTCTATAGCAGCAGGATCAAGAGAGCAGAGTGCAGAGATCAACGTTCAATGATGACCTTGTCATTCATAAAATGGCCGAACAGTTACAAACTaagtaaacacagaaacttaaaaatgGACAATCAGCTGGTGGACAGGAAGTTCCAAAATGTCAAAGAGAAGTAGATCAAATACAAATCCGACTGTGAGATTGGATATAAGTCGGATACTGACTCGACTGGCTAGATCTGGTATCTGTGACAACGGGCCGATCCATGGAGCAAATGTACAGTATAGACTCTTTTAGCTTTAGCAAACAAtgtggtttgtttctgtgggcggggcttagcTGGAGACAGACGTTAGCCCACGTTAGCTAGCaagttgtttttggtttgttttcgaCAATGGCGGACAATTAAATTGCTAATCTTatttactaatattattaaagaagaaaaaaagcagcatttgTCTGGTTCTGCAGGAGGAACGAGGACACCATGGTGGCATGACGGGCTTTGTAGCTCATGAGTCCTGAAACACTGACCTGTTTCTAAAGAGCTGCCTTCGTCCATGTTGAGCCTTCGCACGTCATGACCATGCCCCGGTTTCACCCGACTGTACCAACCTCCAAAACGATCGGCATCTTCGACCGTCTGAAATTCTATAaacacctgcaaacacacaagcaaCACATATACATAGACTACAGGCGAGCCCGACAGGAAGTCAGATACACACTCCAGAAGTCCGTGCATATGGTGGTTCCTACTTTGTTGAGGAGAGGCATGAAGTTCCTGAAAGAGCCAAAAAATCTCAACGCTTCCCTGAGCTTGCGGGTTTCCAGCTGGGAGATGTTCTTGATGTAGACCAGTCTACTTCCTTCATCCTTCAGAGGCTGGGtcggaaacaggaagtggacatCAACAGTTCAAGCGAAAAATGgaacacagttttttttgtaaacgtTAACGAGACCAAAAGGGGGGGATTAAGATGCTAACTCAAATATTGACAAATGGGTCAACAGATTAAGGGATTAATAAACTTGTGTTTCACTTACAGACTTCATCGTCTTCATCAGAATCGTATATAACCCGAGCTGGAAGGGAAACAAGAGAGTGCAGTGTTACAACACCAGACTCTTACAAAGGAGACTAATCCTTTCATCGAGAAGAAGTGTCGAGTTGCACGCTCACCGGGCTGTACATTTTGGTCGAGGATAAAACCTTAAACCAGAGGACAGTCCCCTTCAAGAGAATGCGATGGTGAACAGCTGCTTTCATGACTTCACGTACATCGTCTTTTGTCGGCATCAAGGCGAACGCCTGAAAAGAACGCCGGGGGCGTTATCACTTCttagaacctttttttttttttacccccaaagcatttcaaatcaaaacatgtgGTTAAAAGTCCACCAGATGGAGACGTGTATTCATGACGATAACAGAAAAGAAGTTGAACGTCTcacaagagacagaaagaagaaaagaagaagaagtgaaaatGATTCATAACTGGAATGAATTTAAAACCAAAAGGTGTCACATTCATGACTTTTAAAGGCAGGATTGGTAGTTTTTGATGACTAGCATGATTTTtgaagtagcattccctcagtgctccgtctgcaccaaGCAGCACCCTCCGGTCTTGATAAATTAAATCAAcgcggaagtgcaaaaatcctgcagtttgtggagtgtccgcttgaggctggctgcaggaacacaggaagtcgcATACACCCCACAGCCCaaaaaaagccgtttttacagcataaattaacaagTTTGCAGCcatatccatagttaggcgcataAAAAGCTGCTGAATGAATAAACTGGGGGGAACCTACCAATCGAgcctgaggaaaaacaaagacgCTGTCGTCCGTGTGTTGAAAGCCGAATGGAGTGAGCTGCTTGGCAACGTCGTCCTCGGTGTAGTGGCAAACGTCGTACTTCGGCAGATTGGAAATGAGCAGCTGCCTCCTTCCGAACTTTaaaaactgggaaaaaaaaaataaagacattgatGTTCAAAACCAGTCCAGCCCCCTCAGCATGATGCTCCTCattcatttaaaggtacagtaacATGAAGAGTTGGGCTTCTTATACATCCACTGAGGGACATGATAAATCCATTTAATTCATACTGCGGAATCTTCTGAAGTAAAAACATCGCTGAGGTGTTACTTGAGAACAaccttgtgtgttttgtttttttaacatctgtgGGACAAACATTCAAGAGAGGGGAACGTACGTCGAGCACGAAGCACGACTTTGTGCGGAAGTAGCCTGAGAACAAAAGAAGGAGAATGTGTTCATAAACTCATCAAATTGATAtttctcaaattaaaaaagctggaattttttttatttgtacttatTTTCGATGCATCCAGGAGGGTGTCCATCATCTCCCCGGCAGTCGGGGGGGTAACTACAGGTGAAGGCTGCTGCTCGTTCGTCCCTGCAGCCGTTTCCTGGGGGGTCAAAGATGCAGAAGTGTCCGCGGCTTTGGAGGACTCCTCGGCCAATGCTGCACATGTTGGGGTCGTCTGAGAAGTCCCCAGACCTTCAAGATGATCAAGATTTGAAAGATTCTGTGAAATCTGTCTTGCTCTTGCGACTAACGCATGCCGGATTTTGACACGATCCCCCTTACATTCATTATGAAACGTCTCAGACTTACCTGCAGCAGCCTGCTGTTTCATATGTGAAGCGTCTTCTGCGTTCGTCTCCAGTTCCGGTTCTGGCGAGACGCTTTCCTGGCTGGAAGCTTCGACGGACGTTTCTGTCGGCTGAGTCTCGACTGAACCGGTCGGCGGTCGACTCTCTCCGGGTTCGTCTGCTGAACTTTCCGGTGCAGCCTCTGAACTcgtttcttcccctttgacttCCACAGGTTCTGATACTTTACCTCCTGACACCTCGAGCTCCATCGGTTCATCTGAATCTTCAGCGTTGTCGGGTTTTCCTCGACTCTCGGGTTCAACAGCTGGTTCATGTGCTTTTTCAACATCCTCGGCCGTGTCCCTCGGCTCCTCCAAAGACTCTTGAAGCTTAGTTTCAGATTCTTTAGGCTTGGAGTTGTCCTCAGACTGATGATCTGGAGCTGTGGATTTAGTGGGATTCTTTGCATCTTTTGGAGCTATTTCAGAGACGCTTTCTTTAGTGGCAGCTTCTCCTGCAGGCAGCTTGTCCACTGGAGTTTTGGGTTTCTGTGTTGTTGAGACCGTTTCTACTTTAACCTCTGAGGCCTTCACCGGTTCTGGAGCTTTTGGTTTGTCTTTCAGCTCCTCTCCAGGTTCTGTAACGGTGGTTTTAGACTTTTCAGATGCAGGCTTGTTTCCAGGAGACTCGGACTTGGACCCTGAGGCTCCCTCTGTAGACAACGATCCAGTTTGTAGAGTTTTGGCTTTCTGTTGGGTTGAGACGCTCTTAGCTTCCAAAATCACATGTTTGTCTTTAGTGTTGGATGTTACACTTGTGGGATGAATCTTTTCACTGCTGGATTCAGTTGAGGATGGACTAGACATGGCgggttttctgtaaaaaaaaagaaataagaagaaTTGAATTTTTGCGGTGAACCAGATAACCCTAACCCCCAAAATCATGaccataaaacatttaattcaagAGAACGCACACAAGAGGAACATGTAAGAAGAGATCTTTATCAAACATGTCTTACTTCAGAGGAGGGGTCTTCTCCTTACCAACAGTCACCTGTAATCAAACAGATTCAGATTTTAGATTAGCTTGAATCTTGACAGAGTGCTAACACATGCTAATAGCTAACATTCCCCAGgggtcaaaaatgtaaaagaaaaaaaaaaaagtggaatacCTTTTCTTTGCCAACAGTGAGAGGGATTCCGTTGACGTAGAATGACTTCAAGCTCTTCAGCTTCTTAGCGTCCTCTTCTTTCTCGTAAATCACCACGCCCTTTGTGTGAACCAACATAACTTTGCGTTACGACAATCATCAAGCCCGTTTAGTTTTATGGACTCACAGTGGTGGGGATGAAAAAGTTACGTTTGTTTTGGTTACAGTGCGTTCTGTATTTGGGAAACTAGAATCAAAGCAGGAAGCTCTTTGTGAACACACAGTCATGATTTAAAG is a window from the Labrus mixtus chromosome 23, fLabMix1.1, whole genome shotgun sequence genome containing:
- the LOC132958976 gene encoding uncharacterized protein LOC132958976 isoform X2 gives rise to the protein MSHPPYDPHASGSQRSSQGPCGLSTTEAEMDPQGASSDLGPPGSSPSSSGASSGIPDNSRPIIPPLMSLSGNDRPAVDEDFASSVDVSISGAGEEVRFLDRDTSSSQRDSGTGMESYPWLQSSTSASVGPGDNMDTQSDNKPLDWFLNYKRPAADDSLPALSSSERTEGGTLNTTNESNLGLGHYGDPVSPKPESLTESDHPKCTSGTAADIVLQFGLEKEDLELLISYPEDQITPANLLVILQQIRLQKDKRSASRSSRSSASSSATSQSTEQTNQPLAGLITYNHLAHLISDARSPVKAAVSKNRPTPAMIQDYSSVPPSVFPHTCSLCDHKCSKMVDWTQHRMNGLHFSNCQKLLRHYPNWVPKVDMETRTAGKDAKSSTSAETRRHERTRYESRSGSKSKSPRRRHGSDGRRNKRRSRSPHRSRYHRRSRSRSRSPQHDPRISSRHRSRSRSPERQSSPRRSGRRRSTPRRSRERRSPRRRKRERRSPPESESCPERERKSSAERLAKKLLETSGVLSLSNQNDLEAVVKSLAPALVAELSKMKSSSSGKGRKGSSSPPSARGKRSSASSSSTERKESATNASKAKPNLQKSEPSKVSPQTTVTLQEIWPTLSHSDVLSAVEQFGKTKSVVLYRAKMEGVVIYEKEEDAKKLKSLKSFYVNGIPLTVGKEKVTVGKEKTPPLKKPAMSSPSSTESSSEKIHPTSVTSNTKDKHVILEAKSVSTQQKAKTLQTGSLSTEGASGSKSESPGNKPASEKSKTTVTEPGEELKDKPKAPEPVKASEVKVETVSTTQKPKTPVDKLPAGEAATKESVSEIAPKDAKNPTKSTAPDHQSEDNSKPKESETKLQESLEEPRDTAEDVEKAHEPAVEPESRGKPDNAEDSDEPMELEVSGGKVSEPVEVKGEETSSEAAPESSADEPGESRPPTGSVETQPTETSVEASSQESVSPEPELETNAEDASHMKQQAAAGLGTSQTTPTCAALAEESSKAADTSASLTPQETAAGTNEQQPSPVVTPPTAGEMMDTLLDASKISYFRTKSCFVLDFLKFGRRQLLISNLPKYDVCHYTEDDVAKQLTPFGFQHTDDSVFVFPQARLAFALMPTKDDVREVMKAAVHHRILLKGTVLWFKVLSSTKMYSPLGLYTILMKTMKSPLKDEGSRLVYIKNISQLETRKLREALRFFGSFRNFMPLLNKVFIEFQTVEDADRFGGWYSRVKPGHGHDVRRLNMDEGSSLETEPTSEEDRRMDESSANDSSKAASRALAVTTEEAAANQRQAHATPLTCGEMIEEYLCSRRIQCRPEESCLTPKFLKHGRNLMLITELPSGGRYTEAKVAELLAPFGFRYKEDTIYVVPQSRMAFILMNDTQAVQNLLRSHKERPLTLQGTRLSVNVVLGRFKMEPIGFYRSLMDHIDFPVADDGARTLFITNISLSEIRELREALIKIGSVRNFLPLLNKVFIEFDSYRDADRLGVWYSVLKQAPGHVVGRLKVPTSGCTSLAPRLPENAFPVHQDVMEGVTIPPADVAVPPGSVAPFWVTMRNVPFVFPTISPWFITPEYQTIRDLGDIERAKDSSSSTIMLTGLPEGNYQHEDVARLVWPYFPQKTLHTLYYNVTVLPLQRRAFVSFEDSKACRHFVRDHMATPFSVQGRTIRVHIVLQHMHPESTEEMMYMSLMKWSNAGVPDPNSLEERLLCVGISETSADVVSGVLEAVASVAPFVNFLPLANRICIEMADPGAVTKGLKAKENTGKMASSGKVERFETVKSLKQRLQDSAQTPIELEPAAVSVDAELPASDCPTERPPSEPLDSGSQSALQTNDLKGSTVSESIAVGPSSTVTSDEVKKPGSEVDMDATAGSNSNEDDKKMTKMETSATMKRNKEDGEKDGDETDEQMGDGVHDISSKSQTAGPKESQTLHEERLQISGGIDDERKAQTEASNEMEMDCSFQGQKDSHMVQSVEGPLTTPEAESETRQNNVEDAAARNESSHTSTASKSDATEESPKKQDEDETGSKKETTADKSVTEETKKEDNPLQDDAVKESPVRRRSTRGKKEETVGTNLKEASENPDGNEEEESMNFVTEEKVEEEEVKEEVTPRRRGRARRSRPTPVRKSTRGKTVSTKEELPPSSLDASFSSSLLDKDSSNRSNDGHVELQKTEEAASTGPELLLQNKSLEGCAVEEEGEEEDTEWSRADIKALNKSRRELHGTEAKRSRSQSPSVPADFKLPDFKPNNPLGQDFIILQSGFFCNICSVFYLNERTAKEKHCSSQKHYDNLQKHHQTNRQMSTECPRGSASD